The Legionella jordanis genomic sequence AAACTAAATGTTTGTGACGTGATTGTCAACATAAAAAATAACTTTAAGTCACAGCATACAAATAATTAACTCCTCTTATATGTTAATTGGAATTAACCATATGCATGTGATATTTGCAATCACATTATTGTCACTACAAATAACAATGCAATTAAAAATTTAATGGCATTTTTTTGTTGACATCGAAATTTATTTGAAATAACCTGTAATTGTCACGTTAACGGTGACGATACATGACAAGGAGAATAACAATGAACAGCTTAATTTTTAGAGGCAAGTGGGAAGAAATTAAGGGTCATCTGCAAAAACAGTGGGGAAAACTAACCGATAATGAGTGGCAAGAAATTGAAGGGACACAGCATGTAATTTACGGAAAACTGCAGCAACATTATGGTTTAACCCGAAGTGAAGCTGAAGAAGAAGTTAATAAATTCAAAACAAAACACGGTTTCTAACTGATATTAAATTTTTTAAAACAACAATAAGGAGAATCAATATGAAAAAATTCAAATTGGCTTGTGTGAGCTCTCTTTTATTGGCTGCTGGTCTGGCAAAAGCAGGCAATCCATGCGACAGCTTTGAAATTAAGGTTAAAAATAACCTGGCTGATGATCTCGTCGTAAGAAAGATTCAACTTCAGGGAGCTGACTTACAACCTGGCGGCATTCAAAAAATAAATAGCAAATCGGAAGAAGTATTTACTGTCTCAAACAGTGCAGAAAAAATACCTATGAAAGGAGAGTTAATTTTGAACACAATCAGTCTACCAACAAAAGAGGTTAAGATTCGCTTTACTCTCGAAAACTCAGGTTTAATTTGCAAGCACGATGACAATAACTCACAAAGTGATTTAGGTCTTGAAAAAACACGCTTGCCTGGAAAAGTGTTGTACACCATTCACTACTAAGGATTTCAAAAGCCAAGGATGGCTTTCTCACCAAGCCTTAAACTGAGGAGAACACAATGACTCAGACCTCAAAGCTTTCTTCTGTTTCACAGCCGGGTATAAAGAGCTTCACGGTAAAGTTGCGTCAAATTATATATATGCCGTTATTGGTAACCCTTGCGGCAATCGCTGGTAATTTTATTTATAATTTTTATATCTTAAGTAACTTGGACAGCAACTCTGCTACTGTGGCCAGCCTGGTTGAATCATTTATTTACTATTTGACTTTAAGCTTATGTTTTTTCTGGATCATCATTCGGGTCATCAGCAGCATCAAACGGTACATCCAATCAGGATCTTTACCGCTTTCTCATCCTATAATTAACCTGTTACTGCCTTCCATTTCCAGTATCATCAAAGCTGTAGCATTCCTTATCATTGCAACAGCCTTCATCCAGCATTTGGGCCTCCCTGAAGAATTCTCTTTTTTACTGGAAAAAATAAGCAGTGTGCTGATTATTTTTTCGATGGGATGGATTCTTTACAAGGTCATATCGCTCGGTGAGACACTCACAGTGCACCGTTATCAAATGAAGGTCAATTGCGATGTCACTGCACGTAAAATGTTTACGCAGGTACTAATTTTAAAGCGCATCGCTTTAGCCATCGTGACTATTTTAGTAGTAGGCTCGAGTCTGATGCTATTTGATAATGTAAAAGCTCTGGGCGCGAGTGTATTAACCACTGCAGGGGTTTTTGGTTTGATAGTGACTTTTACAGCGCAAAAAACTTTATCCGGTTTATTCGCTGGCCTGGAAATCGCTTTGACCCAACCAATTAAAATTGGCGATTCGGTGGTGATTGATAACGAATTTGGAGTGATTGAAGAAATTAATTTTCGCAATGTGGTCGTCAAATTATGGGACTGGCGCCGTTTGATAGTCCCTACCGTGTATTTTCTGGAGCAGCCATTTCAAAACTGGAGTCGCGAACAGTCCAATAATATGATTGGTAGTGTGTACTTATACGCAGATTTCACCTTGCCTGTTGATGAACTACGGGACGAATTAAAGCGCATATTGACGGAAAGCGCCCTTTGGGATCGGAAAATCCAAGGGATTCAGGTAACGGATTTGCAAGATAAAGCTATGCAATTGCGAGTTGTAGCCAGCGCAAGGACAGCAAGTGACGCATGGAATTTGCGTTGCGAAATGCGTGAAAAGTTAATTGCCTTTATATCAAAAAATTATCCATTAAGCCTACCGGCTTCAAGAACGCTTCCAAGCAACATCTAATTAGTATTCGCTGTATTTAATCCCAATGTGAATACAACAAAAAAGGGGGATATATGACATCAATTACAAACTGTTTAAAAATCAGCTTACTCATGATGGCTGCTACAGGAGCTATAGCCTCTTCCGAAGAAGCTCTAAATGAAGATTTGCCAGTAATGGTGGATGAAAATACTGAACTGCAAAGGATTTCTTTAGGGGAGCACAGCTTAACTTACTGTTTTGAGATTAAAAATATTGATACTGAAACGGCATGCCAGTACAAAGAGATTGAAAAAGGAAACATTGAAGAAACTGCATGCCACGATGAGATCGTCCAGCAGCTGATTAAAAATGATTTGGATGTTAAATTTATTTATAACATTAAAAAGCATAAAATTTTGGAAGTTACCATCAATAAACAGCTTTGCTCTCAAATGAAAGATGATCTCGGGTTTGAGTATCGAAATAATCCCATTATTAATTTATAATTTTTTCAGATTTACACCGGAGATCTAAAAATGCTTATAACGCGAGAGCCTGGCCCAGAAAAAAAGATTCAATTTAGAATTAGGATGAACGAATCAATCTATAAGGAAATAGCGGCATACTGTCACTGGGCAGGCATCAGCGTTAAAGATTATTTTATTGAGCAGTCCTGCAAGTTCATTTTCGACAATGACAGTGAGTGGAAAATGTACAAAGAGCAGCAAAAAGCCGAAGGCAAAGATATTGTATAGCCGATTTGCCGACTATCTCTCCAATCCTTTCAAATCAAAATTGTTGATTTTCCATCATG encodes the following:
- a CDS encoding mechanosensitive ion channel family protein; translated protein: MTQTSKLSSVSQPGIKSFTVKLRQIIYMPLLVTLAAIAGNFIYNFYILSNLDSNSATVASLVESFIYYLTLSLCFFWIIIRVISSIKRYIQSGSLPLSHPIINLLLPSISSIIKAVAFLIIATAFIQHLGLPEEFSFLLEKISSVLIIFSMGWILYKVISLGETLTVHRYQMKVNCDVTARKMFTQVLILKRIALAIVTILVVGSSLMLFDNVKALGASVLTTAGVFGLIVTFTAQKTLSGLFAGLEIALTQPIKIGDSVVIDNEFGVIEEINFRNVVVKLWDWRRLIVPTVYFLEQPFQNWSREQSNNMIGSVYLYADFTLPVDELRDELKRILTESALWDRKIQGIQVTDLQDKAMQLRVVASARTASDAWNLRCEMREKLIAFISKNYPLSLPASRTLPSNI
- a CDS encoding CsbD family protein, translated to MNSLIFRGKWEEIKGHLQKQWGKLTDNEWQEIEGTQHVIYGKLQQHYGLTRSEAEEEVNKFKTKHGF